Proteins from a genomic interval of Candidatus Cloacimonadota bacterium:
- a CDS encoding ABC transporter permease: MTKTSSRFWLPLLFSLLLLALWQFLSARLRIAFWVLPSPGAVFGVFRENPALLWSHLRPTLFASVAGLLLATLLGVVTAMAMHSSKPLKQIFYPYLVVSQTVPVVAVAPLVVLWFGYGISAKIFVVVLMCFFPVALGLFDGLRQVSQEQLRLLRSMGASRWQTYRYLKIPASLPAFFTGLKLAATYSVMGAVVGEWLGGQAGLGIYLTRSTKSFRTEQVFAAILLIILLSLALFGLVSLLDRLLLGWHYKKLDEYEDTSL, translated from the coding sequence ATGACCAAAACCTCCTCCCGTTTCTGGCTGCCGCTGCTTTTTTCTCTGCTGCTGCTCGCGCTGTGGCAGTTTCTCAGCGCCCGCCTCCGGATCGCTTTCTGGGTGTTGCCCTCGCCCGGGGCGGTGTTTGGCGTGTTCCGGGAAAATCCCGCCCTGCTCTGGTCTCATCTCCGGCCCACCCTCTTCGCCAGCGTCGCCGGCCTGCTTCTGGCCACCCTTCTGGGCGTGGTGACGGCGATGGCCATGCACAGTTCCAAGCCGCTAAAACAGATTTTCTACCCCTATCTTGTTGTTTCCCAAACCGTGCCCGTGGTTGCCGTGGCGCCGCTGGTCGTGCTCTGGTTCGGTTACGGCATTTCGGCCAAAATCTTCGTGGTGGTGCTGATGTGTTTCTTCCCCGTGGCGCTGGGCCTCTTCGACGGACTCAGGCAGGTTTCCCAGGAACAGCTTCGCCTGCTGCGTTCGATGGGCGCGAGCCGTTGGCAAACCTACCGTTATCTGAAGATTCCGGCCTCGCTGCCGGCTTTTTTCACCGGGCTGAAGCTCGCCGCCACCTATAGCGTGATGGGGGCTGTGGTTGGAGAATGGCTTGGCGGTCAGGCCGGCCTGGGTATCTATCTAACCCGCAGCACCAAATCTTTCCGCACCGAGCAGGTCTTTGCCGCCATCCTCCTCATCATCCTGCTCAGCCTCGCCCTCTTCGGCCTCGTCTCTCTCCTCGACCGGCTTCTGCTGGGCTGGCACTATAAAAAACTCGACGAATACGAAGACACGAGCCTCTGA
- the murB gene encoding UDP-N-acetylmuramate dehydrogenase — translation MNKEPELKNQIQSRFPALVEAGAIRFGEPLGPLTSFQIGGPADVFCEPESVTQLIELLDYAVTNGIDYFIMGKGSNLLISDKGMAGMVIHTARLNRIGHDENFVSAQCGASLKDLCAYAQKLGLAGLEFASGIPGSVGGAVFMNAGAYGGEIKDVLHFSKYLLPEAGHLRSHASVRHLKAGDHGFGYRQSVFQTSGWIHLSSLFRLTPDDPETIAERMADLKKQRWEKQPMDLPSGGSAFKRPPGHFAGKLIEDCGLRGFQIGGAAISEKHCGFIVNLGGATAADVLALIEHVQKTVFERFGVMLEPELRLTGRT, via the coding sequence ATGAACAAGGAGCCTGAACTGAAAAACCAGATCCAATCCCGCTTCCCGGCCCTCGTTGAGGCTGGCGCCATCCGCTTCGGCGAACCTCTTGGCCCGCTCACCAGCTTCCAAATCGGCGGGCCGGCGGATGTCTTCTGCGAACCCGAAAGCGTCACCCAACTGATTGAGCTGCTTGATTATGCTGTCACCAATGGCATAGATTACTTTATCATGGGCAAGGGATCCAATTTATTGATAAGCGACAAGGGCATGGCAGGCATGGTTATCCACACCGCCCGCCTCAACCGCATCGGCCATGACGAAAACTTCGTAAGCGCACAGTGCGGAGCCAGCCTCAAAGACCTCTGCGCCTATGCCCAAAAGCTTGGCTTGGCGGGGCTGGAATTCGCCTCCGGCATACCCGGCAGCGTGGGTGGCGCTGTTTTCATGAACGCCGGCGCCTATGGTGGTGAGATCAAGGATGTGCTCCACTTCAGCAAATACCTGCTGCCGGAAGCGGGGCATCTGCGCTCCCACGCTTCGGTGCGCCACCTCAAGGCAGGGGACCACGGCTTCGGCTACCGCCAGAGCGTCTTTCAAACCAGCGGCTGGATCCACCTCAGCAGCCTTTTCCGCCTTACTCCTGACGACCCGGAGACCATAGCGGAACGCATGGCGGATTTGAAAAAACAGCGTTGGGAAAAACAGCCGATGGACCTGCCCAGCGGGGGTTCGGCGTTCAAGCGCCCCCCTGGCCATTTTGCGGGCAAGCTGATTGAGGATTGCGGACTGCGCGGCTTTCAGATCGGCGGCGCTGCCATCTCCGAGAAGCATTGTGGCTTCATTGTCAATCTGGGCGGAGCCACCGCCGCGGATGTTCTTGCTCTCATCGAACACGTCCAAAAGACCGTTTTCGAGCGCTTCGGCGTGATGCTGGAGCCGGAACTGCGCCTCACCGGCAGGACATGA